The Syntrophorhabdaceae bacterium genome segment TTATACCTTTCTTCGTACCAGTGTTCATAACAGCCGCCTCCCTTGTTGTGTGATTATTTCTTTAGACTTTCCTTTTAATTTCCCGGCGCCGCTTCGTGCGGCGCCTTGTGCTGCACTTTCCGTTTCCTTCCGGGCGAATCTAATCTCGAGTCTATCAGCCCATGAGAACCTTGGGGAGCCACGTGGCCAGCATGGGAAAAATAAAGACCATGACGGCGCCCAACACCAGACTGATCAGGAATGGATAGACACCCTGGTAAATGATCGACATGGGGACCTTGGTAATCTGCTTCACCACAAAGACACAGACTGCCACCGGCGGCAGGACCATGCCGATCATCTGGGTAATCGCGACGACAATGCTGAACCAGATGGGGTCAAAGCCAAGCTTGATCACGGCGGGAAAGAAAATGGGTGTCGCGAGAATCATGAATGCCAGGTCATCGATAAAGGAGCCGCCGATAAGATAGATGAACGCGATCATAACTACGATAAGCACCGGGCTGATAGGCAGGGCGCAGATCCAGTCGGCGGCGATCATGGGTATCTTGGTGACCGCGATAAAATGGCTGAGCACTGTGGAGCTGGTAATAAGGACAAGAACCATGACCGCGGTCCTGATGGATTCGACAACCGATTTCATGTACCCTTTTATATCAAGTTCCCGCCTGAAAAGGGTCATAACGAGGATGATGCAGGTACCGATGCTCCCCGCTTCCGTGGGCGTGAAAAAACCCTTCATGATACCCACTACCATGACCAGGAAGACGATGAGAACCCACGCCACTTCCGGGATCACCTGCAAACGATCTTTCCAGGAAAAGACGGGGCCCTTGGGGCCGACGGCCGGATTGATCTTGCACCACCCGACGATGACTGCCACGAAGAAGAGGGCGATAAGCAGACCGGGGAAGACGCCCGCGAGAAAGAGTTTTCCGATGGATTGGTCGGAAATGATGCCGAAGATGATAAGCGTCACGCTGGGGGGCAGGAGCACGCCCAGGGTACCCACGGTGGCAACGATTCCGGTCGAGAGCCGCTTGTCATAGCCGTAGCGGTCCATTTCAGGTACGGCCACGCTGGCAAAGGTTGCCGCCGTGGCAGGT includes the following:
- a CDS encoding TRAP transporter large permease, coding for MSEVTVGIIGIFVVLALFTTGIEMFFAMFIVGFAGFAYLVSWEAGLNLLAKDFFDVFTSYGLTVIPLFVLMGQIAFNSGVAKKLFNASYRYLGHVPGGLAISTVAGATAFKAICGSSPATAATFASVAVPEMDRYGYDKRLSTGIVATVGTLGVLLPPSVTLIIFGIISDQSIGKLFLAGVFPGLLIALFFVAVIVGWCKINPAVGPKGPVFSWKDRLQVIPEVAWVLIVFLVMVVGIMKGFFTPTEAGSIGTCIILVMTLFRRELDIKGYMKSVVESIRTAVMVLVLITSSTVLSHFIAVTKIPMIAADWICALPISPVLIVVMIAFIYLIGGSFIDDLAFMILATPIFFPAVIKLGFDPIWFSIVVAITQMIGMVLPPVAVCVFVVKQITKVPMSIIYQGVYPFLISLVLGAVMVFIFPMLATWLPKVLMG